Proteins from a genomic interval of Alteromonas macleodii ATCC 27126:
- the glgB gene encoding 1,4-alpha-glucan branching protein GlgB: MQLAQQFEQVLCSQPFSHLGVVKNQQKSVLRVWRPNVSKITIEWENAALANVTVTSKNGLFETPLPKEYQGEVYRVIAEGLNDDKGYIDPYQFSEQAYHAVHYIDSKPSNLYEQAGAQLLTLTSSQGDAIKGVRFCVFAPNASTVSLIGDFNQWDGRTHPMEKTSMGYWVLFVPELAEGERYKYHIKDAHGHDLPHKADPLGFSAEQYPSHASKIYNHNNYEWNDSAWMEKRKGNKYNSPMSIYEVHLGSWKRPGIETDARYLTYKALADDLISYVSDMGYTHVELLPISEFPFDGSWGYQPVGMFAPTSRFGNPDEFKYFVDKAHQAGIGVIIDWVPAHFPEDGHGLARFDGSCVYEYEDPRKGWHPDWNSCIYDFGKDTVRQFLVANALFWLDKFHVDGLRVDAVASMLYLDYSRNDGEWIPNVDGGNENYEAISLLKWMNEEVYKHFPDAMTIAEESTSFPKVSRPVFDGGLGFGFKWNMGWMHDSLHYIAKDPAYRNYHHGDITFSMVYAFDENFVLPISHDEVVHGKGSMLHKMPGDEWQQAANLRCYAGFMYGHPGKKLNFMGNELAQAREWNHDSSLDWHLLDYEKHKGIQALYKALNHLYTSTPALYEQDHEPGGFAWLDHNNADQSVVSFVRMSKDAKQKVYVVSNFTPVPRQNFRIGVDDACTLTLALNTDDGAYWGSGYDVASTVNTQTIPWNERTHSAEITLPPLATVFYVANVD, encoded by the coding sequence ATGCAATTAGCGCAGCAGTTTGAACAGGTATTATGTTCTCAGCCGTTTTCCCATTTAGGTGTAGTTAAAAATCAGCAGAAGTCGGTACTTCGCGTTTGGCGTCCTAATGTCAGCAAGATAACGATTGAATGGGAGAATGCAGCGCTAGCAAATGTAACCGTTACCTCCAAAAATGGTCTTTTTGAAACACCACTGCCTAAAGAATATCAGGGTGAGGTTTATCGCGTTATCGCCGAAGGCTTGAATGACGATAAGGGCTATATCGATCCTTATCAATTCTCCGAGCAGGCGTATCATGCGGTACACTACATCGATAGCAAGCCTTCAAACTTGTATGAGCAAGCGGGCGCGCAACTTTTAACACTCACTTCATCACAAGGCGATGCGATAAAAGGTGTCAGGTTCTGCGTTTTCGCGCCCAATGCGAGTACGGTGTCGCTCATTGGCGATTTCAATCAGTGGGATGGGCGCACGCATCCTATGGAAAAGACCTCTATGGGATACTGGGTACTGTTTGTGCCAGAACTCGCAGAGGGAGAGCGCTACAAGTATCACATTAAAGATGCACACGGCCACGACCTACCGCACAAGGCTGACCCACTTGGCTTCAGTGCAGAGCAGTATCCTTCTCATGCTTCGAAAATTTACAACCACAATAACTATGAGTGGAATGATAGTGCATGGATGGAAAAGCGAAAGGGGAATAAATACAACAGCCCAATGAGCATTTATGAGGTGCACCTTGGCTCTTGGAAGCGCCCGGGTATTGAAACTGATGCGCGCTATCTTACCTATAAAGCGCTGGCCGATGACTTAATAAGCTACGTCAGCGATATGGGTTACACTCACGTTGAATTGCTGCCTATTTCCGAGTTTCCTTTCGACGGTTCATGGGGCTATCAGCCCGTGGGAATGTTCGCACCAACGAGTAGATTTGGAAACCCAGATGAATTTAAATACTTTGTTGATAAGGCTCACCAAGCAGGTATAGGCGTAATTATCGACTGGGTACCTGCACATTTCCCGGAAGACGGCCATGGCTTGGCGCGATTTGATGGTTCTTGTGTTTATGAATATGAAGATCCGAGGAAAGGTTGGCATCCGGATTGGAATTCTTGCATTTACGATTTCGGCAAAGACACAGTTCGTCAGTTTTTAGTTGCAAACGCACTGTTTTGGCTAGACAAATTTCACGTTGATGGACTCAGGGTTGATGCAGTGGCATCCATGCTTTATCTCGACTATTCACGCAATGACGGAGAGTGGATCCCGAATGTGGATGGTGGCAACGAAAACTACGAAGCCATCAGCTTACTGAAATGGATGAATGAAGAAGTGTACAAGCACTTCCCAGACGCCATGACAATTGCCGAAGAATCAACGTCGTTTCCCAAGGTTTCTCGCCCAGTATTTGATGGTGGTTTGGGCTTTGGCTTTAAGTGGAACATGGGGTGGATGCACGACTCATTACACTACATCGCTAAAGACCCCGCCTATCGCAACTATCACCATGGCGATATTACCTTCAGCATGGTTTACGCGTTTGACGAAAACTTTGTGCTGCCTATCTCGCACGATGAAGTGGTACACGGCAAAGGCAGTATGCTGCATAAAATGCCTGGCGATGAATGGCAGCAAGCTGCTAACCTGCGTTGTTACGCGGGCTTTATGTACGGTCACCCCGGCAAGAAGCTTAACTTTATGGGGAACGAGCTTGCGCAGGCACGAGAATGGAACCATGACAGTAGTTTAGACTGGCACTTGCTCGATTACGAAAAACACAAAGGCATTCAAGCGCTTTATAAGGCGCTCAACCACCTCTATACGTCTACGCCAGCGCTTTACGAGCAAGACCACGAACCAGGGGGCTTTGCTTGGCTCGACCACAATAATGCAGACCAAAGCGTGGTTTCATTTGTTCGCATGTCAAAAGATGCGAAGCAAAAAGTATATGTGGTATCTAATTTTACGCCTGTGCCACGTCAGAACTTCAGAATAGGCGTAGATGATGCATGCACGCTAACGCTAGCACTAAACACTGATGATGGTGCATATTGGGGTAGTGGCTACGACGTTGCTTCTACTGTTAATACGCAAACCATACCTTGGAATGAGCGTACTCACTCTGCAGAAATCACGTTACCGCCGCTAGCCACGGTATTTTATGTTGCCAATGTGGATTAA
- the msrB gene encoding peptide-methionine (R)-S-oxide reductase MsrB, which yields MSTDEKANASVAKKDWKTELTDEEYYVCREAGTERPFTGVLLDEQRDGLYVCKCCEAPLFPSDTKFDAGCGWPSFYKQLDDGNVDYREDLSHGMRRVEIFCKQCGSHLGHVFPDGPAPTGQRYCVNSLSMTFKGEDDTQIKG from the coding sequence ATGTCGACAGATGAAAAAGCAAACGCATCAGTAGCTAAAAAAGACTGGAAAACTGAGCTCACTGACGAGGAATATTATGTATGCCGCGAAGCGGGTACTGAGCGACCTTTTACTGGAGTATTGCTAGACGAGCAGCGAGATGGATTGTACGTGTGTAAGTGCTGCGAAGCGCCACTTTTCCCCTCAGATACTAAATTTGATGCTGGTTGTGGATGGCCTTCTTTCTATAAGCAGCTTGATGACGGTAATGTAGATTACAGAGAAGACTTGAGTCACGGTATGCGTAGGGTTGAGATTTTTTGTAAGCAGTGTGGCTCGCACTTAGGCCATGTATTTCCAGATGGTCCTGCGCCAACGGGTCAACGCTACTGCGTAAATTCGCTATCTATGACCTTTAAAGGCGAAGATGATACACAAATTAAAGGTTAA
- the glgX gene encoding glycogen debranching protein GlgX, which translates to MNEIRDTALIVESGMGKAYPLGATVTQDGCNFAVYAPDAKAVVLCFFNSDTEEAVSEHPLPEKTGDVWHGRYSGVSAGQYYGYRVERGEGGLHAVPTDKLLIDPYAKKISRAIKWDARQYKHDSQFMIPKCIVIDQNDYAPSHVSAPVIPKHKRVVYEAHIKGLTKLHPDVPKEHRGKFIGAAHPSVIKHLKALGITTVQFMPLCSFMPEPFITEKGLTNYWGYNPVNFFAPEPRYGVSDALAELKSMVDAYHTAGLEVIVDVVFNHTAEAGNGGPILSYKGFCPYQAYLLEQTKNGELVYSNHSGCGNTVNTAQPFMMGLILDAMRHWVSVIGVDGFRFDLAVCLGREPQEYSKKSGLLRAISSDPVLKERVLLAEPWDIGPGGYQVGNFPSPWLEVNDKYRDTVRAFWRGDDGVTADFATRLMGSRDIFHKGHRHISTSVNNVTYHDGFTLHDMVTYAERHNLDNLEENRDGHGHNLSANYGVEGETNDEQILAMRERQKRNLFATLIFSQGTPHILGGDELSRTQNGNNNAYCQDNPISWMNWELNKRKQDFLSFCQYVIRLRQSSSLLSELKLHDDTFTLSRNVKEINWYKPDGSDKASEDWNAHHNKAFGVEIKGCVTGEQKPEHWFLCVNASESDVRFHLPSVIPRGGWTMHLDTRYSSLEEQPSICIQKVFLQASKSLTLFSFSQFSG; encoded by the coding sequence GTGAACGAAATTCGAGACACCGCACTAATTGTAGAAAGTGGAATGGGGAAGGCATATCCACTTGGCGCAACAGTTACACAAGACGGTTGTAATTTTGCCGTATACGCGCCCGATGCGAAGGCGGTCGTGTTGTGTTTTTTCAATAGTGACACAGAAGAGGCGGTGAGTGAGCATCCATTGCCTGAGAAAACTGGTGATGTTTGGCACGGTCGTTACAGCGGCGTTAGCGCAGGACAATACTATGGTTATCGCGTAGAACGCGGTGAGGGAGGGTTACATGCGGTACCCACCGACAAACTGCTAATCGACCCTTACGCCAAGAAAATTAGTCGCGCAATAAAATGGGACGCTAGGCAATACAAACACGACTCTCAGTTTATGATCCCCAAGTGCATAGTAATTGATCAAAATGACTATGCGCCGAGTCATGTGAGCGCGCCTGTTATACCGAAACACAAGCGAGTAGTTTACGAAGCACATATTAAAGGGCTAACAAAACTCCATCCCGATGTACCTAAAGAACACCGTGGCAAATTTATCGGTGCTGCCCATCCGAGTGTCATCAAGCATCTCAAAGCATTAGGCATAACCACGGTGCAATTTATGCCGTTGTGTTCATTCATGCCTGAACCATTTATTACAGAGAAAGGCTTAACCAATTATTGGGGATATAACCCGGTTAACTTCTTTGCACCTGAACCACGCTACGGTGTGTCAGATGCGCTTGCTGAACTGAAGTCTATGGTAGATGCTTATCATACTGCCGGACTTGAGGTTATTGTTGATGTGGTATTTAACCATACAGCAGAGGCAGGCAATGGCGGTCCTATTCTTTCTTATAAGGGGTTTTGTCCTTACCAAGCGTACTTATTAGAGCAAACGAAAAACGGAGAATTGGTTTATTCTAACCACTCTGGCTGTGGTAACACGGTAAATACTGCGCAGCCATTTATGATGGGACTTATTTTAGATGCCATGCGCCACTGGGTATCCGTAATTGGCGTTGACGGCTTTCGTTTCGATTTAGCAGTATGCTTGGGAAGAGAGCCACAAGAATATAGTAAAAAATCTGGGCTGCTGAGAGCCATTAGTAGCGACCCTGTTCTAAAAGAGAGGGTATTGCTTGCCGAACCCTGGGATATTGGGCCTGGCGGCTACCAAGTGGGTAACTTTCCGTCCCCGTGGTTAGAGGTGAATGATAAATACCGCGATACGGTGCGCGCCTTCTGGCGTGGAGACGATGGCGTTACCGCGGACTTTGCTACCCGTTTAATGGGCTCACGAGATATATTTCACAAAGGCCATCGACATATCAGTACGTCGGTAAATAACGTGACATATCACGATGGGTTCACGCTGCACGATATGGTGACCTACGCCGAACGTCACAATCTCGATAACTTAGAAGAAAATCGAGATGGCCATGGACACAACCTGTCTGCCAATTATGGTGTTGAAGGGGAAACGAATGACGAGCAGATACTCGCTATGCGTGAGCGTCAAAAGCGCAATCTCTTTGCAACTCTGATCTTCTCGCAAGGTACCCCGCATATTCTTGGTGGCGATGAATTAAGCCGCACCCAAAATGGCAATAATAATGCCTATTGTCAGGATAATCCTATTAGCTGGATGAATTGGGAATTAAACAAGCGCAAGCAAGATTTTCTTAGCTTCTGCCAATATGTGATCCGTTTGCGTCAGTCCTCTTCACTGTTAAGCGAACTAAAGCTGCACGATGATACGTTTACGCTCTCACGAAATGTAAAAGAAATAAATTGGTATAAGCCCGATGGTTCTGACAAAGCGTCTGAAGACTGGAATGCGCATCATAACAAAGCGTTTGGTGTGGAAATAAAAGGTTGTGTAACGGGCGAACAGAAGCCAGAGCACTGGTTCTTGTGTGTTAATGCAAGTGAAAGCGACGTGCGTTTTCACCTACCTTCTGTCATACCCAGGGGAGGGTGGACCATGCACTTGGATACGCGCTACAGCTCTCTTGAAGAACAGCCTTCAATTTGCATTCAGAAGGTGTTTTTACAGGCCAGCAAATCGCTAACGTTGTTCAGTTTTTCTCAGTTCTCTGGATAG
- the gndA gene encoding NADP-dependent phosphogluconate dehydrogenase — MQKKGGNSHEDKSCDIGFIGLGVMGSNLTMNLVDHGYRVACFDLDQNKVESILAKDASERAENTEPRVEGCSSYTELLSKLKAPHLIIISVPAGDPVDHVCNHLIDAGIHADDIVVDTGNSLWTDSVAREEQYKGKFIFFSTAVSGGEVGARFGPSLMPSGNPYAWTRIEPVLKAIAAKVDPETGKPLESHTPGQPVLEGEPCATYIGPVGAGHYVKMVHNGIEYADMQLICETYHVMREALHMAPAEIAEVFRRWNEGKLNSYLMEISAEVLEQMDPETQQPLVDVILDRAGQKGTGLWTAVSALQVGSPAQTITSAVFARSISSLKDERVAASKVLAGPDAPSFSDDEKMSIINKLEQALYCSKICAYAQGFQLMAMAGKEHGWTLEFGEIAKIWRAGCIIRAVFLQSISQAYENNEDLANLLLDPFFAEQITQYQADWRESIAQATLAGVPCPAMMSALSYYDSYRTAVLPANLLQGQRDYFGAHTYQRVDKPAGKKYHIEWSDPARPQTAIKK, encoded by the coding sequence ATGCAAAAGAAAGGTGGTAATTCGCACGAAGACAAGTCGTGTGATATTGGTTTTATCGGTTTAGGGGTGATGGGTAGTAACCTAACCATGAACCTAGTGGACCATGGCTATCGCGTAGCGTGTTTCGATTTAGACCAAAACAAAGTTGAGTCTATTCTTGCCAAAGACGCAAGCGAAAGAGCTGAAAATACTGAGCCTCGTGTTGAAGGCTGCAGTTCTTACACCGAGCTTTTAAGCAAGTTAAAAGCCCCGCATCTTATTATTATCTCTGTGCCTGCTGGCGATCCTGTTGACCACGTTTGCAATCATCTTATTGACGCCGGAATTCACGCTGACGATATCGTGGTTGATACTGGCAACAGTTTGTGGACAGACTCTGTAGCACGTGAAGAGCAGTACAAAGGTAAATTTATCTTCTTCTCTACCGCCGTGTCAGGTGGTGAAGTAGGCGCTCGTTTCGGGCCATCTCTTATGCCTTCAGGCAACCCTTATGCATGGACACGCATTGAGCCTGTTCTTAAAGCTATTGCTGCAAAGGTTGACCCAGAAACAGGTAAACCATTAGAAAGCCATACGCCAGGTCAACCAGTGTTAGAAGGCGAACCATGTGCGACCTACATCGGTCCGGTTGGAGCCGGGCACTATGTAAAAATGGTTCACAACGGTATCGAATACGCCGACATGCAGCTTATCTGCGAAACTTACCATGTTATGCGCGAAGCGCTACATATGGCGCCAGCTGAAATAGCAGAGGTGTTTCGTCGCTGGAACGAAGGCAAGCTGAATAGCTACCTGATGGAAATTAGTGCTGAAGTTCTTGAGCAAATGGATCCAGAAACACAGCAGCCGTTGGTTGATGTGATCTTAGATAGAGCAGGTCAAAAAGGTACAGGCCTTTGGACTGCAGTAAGCGCATTACAGGTAGGTAGTCCGGCACAGACCATCACTTCTGCGGTATTCGCGCGCAGTATTTCTAGTTTGAAAGACGAGCGTGTAGCTGCGAGCAAGGTTCTTGCTGGCCCTGATGCGCCATCGTTCAGCGATGATGAGAAAATGTCGATCATTAACAAGCTAGAGCAAGCGCTTTATTGCTCTAAAATCTGTGCGTACGCACAGGGCTTCCAGTTAATGGCTATGGCAGGCAAAGAACACGGCTGGACACTGGAGTTTGGTGAAATAGCGAAAATATGGCGTGCAGGCTGTATTATTCGCGCCGTATTTCTTCAGTCTATTTCTCAGGCTTACGAGAATAACGAAGACTTAGCCAACTTGCTATTGGACCCGTTCTTTGCGGAACAAATTACGCAGTATCAAGCTGACTGGCGTGAGTCAATTGCACAGGCGACACTGGCTGGCGTGCCTTGCCCTGCAATGATGTCGGCGCTAAGCTATTATGATTCGTATCGCACAGCCGTGCTACCTGCTAATTTGCTGCAAGGCCAGCGCGATTATTTTGGCGCACATACTTATCAGCGTGTAGATAAGCCAGCAGGCAAAAAGTATCACATCGAGTGGAGTGATCCTGCACGTCCGCAAACCGCTATCAAAAAATAG
- the malQ gene encoding 4-alpha-glucanotransferase: MTQQLLQQLVEMRGIETQYVDAWGKPATIAESSKAKLLNTLGYDTSSDEKIQSQITQDIKSVWLSPLNPVQVVRNTQEINLAVRLPIELVNDDHTLTVTCENGDVLTHQFTPVDQEMTTMAHIDDVEFHEYVVTLPLDLPLGYHDVALSADDDEFARSRLIVAPEACYTPNEIKEGKKIWGLSVQLYCVRSEKNWGIGDFSDLALLIEKAAGVGADFIGLNPIHALYPANPNACSPYGPSSRRWLNYLYIDVTAIDGYDDASVQAVVRSDEFKATLEHARNVEHVDYEAVAHVKLAALKAVFDVYDAKYLRKSTKQNKAFKAFVEAGGESLDMLAVYDALQSHLKAEGKDSWGWPVFPQEYKDYYNPAVAKFKSANEQDVKFYLFLQWIAAQQLELASNKATDAGMTIGLYRDLAVGVSEGSAEIWGNKDLYCTGASVGAPPDILGPLGQNWGLPPMDPRKLYEQGYQPIIDLFASNMASSGSLRIDHVMALLRLWWVVKGDNAKDGGYVYYPVDDLLGILALESHRNQSLVIGEDLGTVPEEIRSKLADNGVYSYRVFFFEQAEDGGFFSPSHYPVQSMSTLTTHDMPTLIGYWHCLDLELGKEIGLYPTEEILQTLYADRHENKQAILDTLHGHGSIGDNVGRDVNHTGMNRELNNGMQVHMAGGSSALLSLQLEDWLEMDKPVNIPGTFDEYPNWRRKLTENIESMFDRHDINELASKLTHARKQASQG; this comes from the coding sequence ATGACACAACAACTTCTGCAACAACTGGTTGAAATGCGGGGAATTGAAACCCAATACGTCGACGCATGGGGAAAGCCAGCAACCATCGCAGAATCAAGTAAAGCAAAACTGCTTAACACACTTGGCTATGACACCAGCAGTGATGAAAAAATTCAGTCACAAATTACACAAGATATAAAGTCGGTATGGTTGTCGCCGTTAAATCCTGTTCAAGTGGTTCGCAATACCCAAGAAATTAATCTAGCTGTTCGTTTGCCTATCGAGTTAGTGAACGATGATCACACGCTCACGGTCACCTGTGAAAATGGTGACGTGCTCACTCATCAATTTACGCCAGTTGACCAAGAAATGACGACGATGGCGCATATCGACGATGTAGAGTTTCATGAATACGTAGTAACACTGCCTTTGGATTTGCCCCTTGGTTATCACGATGTAGCCTTAAGCGCTGATGACGATGAGTTTGCGCGTTCTCGCTTAATTGTGGCACCAGAAGCGTGCTACACGCCAAACGAAATTAAAGAAGGCAAAAAAATATGGGGCTTAAGCGTTCAACTTTACTGCGTTCGCAGTGAAAAGAACTGGGGTATTGGTGATTTTTCTGATTTAGCTCTGCTTATTGAAAAAGCCGCTGGTGTGGGCGCAGACTTTATCGGACTCAATCCTATTCATGCGCTTTACCCCGCAAATCCCAACGCGTGCTCGCCTTATGGACCAAGCTCACGTCGCTGGCTTAATTATTTGTATATCGATGTGACTGCCATTGACGGGTATGACGATGCATCAGTACAAGCGGTAGTGCGCAGTGATGAGTTTAAAGCCACGCTTGAACATGCACGTAACGTAGAACATGTAGACTACGAGGCAGTCGCCCATGTGAAATTGGCTGCGCTTAAAGCAGTATTTGATGTTTACGATGCCAAATACCTTCGTAAAAGCACAAAGCAAAATAAAGCGTTTAAAGCCTTCGTAGAAGCGGGCGGTGAAAGCTTAGATATGTTAGCGGTGTACGACGCCCTGCAATCGCACCTAAAAGCTGAAGGTAAAGACAGCTGGGGATGGCCGGTATTCCCACAAGAATACAAAGACTATTACAACCCAGCCGTGGCTAAGTTTAAGAGTGCAAACGAACAAGACGTCAAATTTTACTTGTTCCTACAGTGGATTGCCGCCCAACAGCTTGAGCTTGCAAGCAACAAAGCTACTGATGCAGGCATGACCATTGGTCTTTATCGGGACTTGGCGGTAGGCGTTAGTGAAGGCAGTGCAGAAATTTGGGGTAACAAAGACCTATACTGCACAGGCGCAAGCGTAGGTGCTCCACCGGATATCTTAGGTCCACTAGGCCAGAACTGGGGGCTGCCGCCTATGGACCCTCGTAAGCTGTATGAACAGGGTTACCAACCTATTATTGACTTGTTTGCGTCTAACATGGCGTCGTCAGGCTCATTGCGTATCGATCACGTCATGGCGTTGCTGCGTTTATGGTGGGTTGTGAAAGGCGATAACGCTAAAGATGGCGGCTATGTTTATTATCCTGTAGACGATTTACTCGGTATTCTAGCGCTAGAAAGTCACCGCAATCAGAGCCTGGTTATTGGTGAAGACTTGGGTACTGTACCAGAAGAAATTCGCAGCAAGCTTGCTGATAATGGCGTGTACTCATACCGTGTATTTTTCTTCGAACAAGCGGAAGACGGCGGTTTCTTCTCACCTAGTCATTACCCTGTTCAGTCTATGTCAACGTTGACTACTCACGATATGCCAACGCTGATTGGTTACTGGCACTGTTTAGATTTAGAGCTAGGCAAAGAAATAGGGCTTTATCCAACAGAAGAAATCCTTCAAACGCTTTATGCGGATCGTCATGAAAATAAACAGGCGATACTTGATACGTTGCACGGCCACGGTTCAATTGGCGACAATGTAGGCCGCGATGTTAATCATACGGGTATGAATCGCGAACTGAATAACGGTATGCAGGTGCACATGGCAGGTGGCTCGAGCGCATTATTGAGCCTGCAATTGGAAGACTGGTTAGAAATGGATAAGCCGGTCAATATTCCTGGTACTTTTGACGAGTATCCAAACTGGCGAAGAAAACTCACAGAGAATATCGAGTCGATGTTCGATAGACATGATATAAATGAGTTGGCGTCTAAACTTACTCATGCCAGAAAGCAAGCAAGTCAGGGTTAA
- the gap gene encoding type I glyceraldehyde-3-phosphate dehydrogenase, producing MTIRIGINGFGRIGRLVMRAAAERNDIEVVAINDLLDTDYIAYLLKYDSTHGLFDGEVTVDNNSLVVNGKTIRITSERDPAALKWDEVDVDVVVESTGLFLTKETAAKHIEAGAKKVVMSAPSKDDTPMFVMGVNQESYAGETIVSNASCTTNCLAPLAKVLNDRFGIVDGLMTTVHATTATQKTVDGPSMKDWRGGRGAGQNIIPSSTGAAKAVGKVIPELNGKLTGMAFRVPTPNVSVVDLTVNLAKPASYDEICAAMKEASEGELKGIMGYTEDAVVSNDFLGDARTSVFDATAGIALTDTFVKLVSWYDNEWGYSNKVLDLVAHISK from the coding sequence ATGACAATTCGCATCGGTATCAATGGTTTTGGCCGTATTGGACGCCTAGTAATGCGCGCAGCAGCAGAGCGCAACGACATCGAAGTTGTTGCAATAAACGACTTACTAGACACGGACTACATTGCTTATCTATTGAAATACGACTCGACTCACGGTTTATTCGACGGTGAAGTTACAGTAGATAACAATAGCCTAGTTGTAAACGGCAAAACTATCCGCATTACATCTGAAAGAGATCCAGCTGCACTTAAGTGGGATGAAGTAGACGTTGACGTGGTTGTTGAATCAACAGGTCTGTTCCTGACTAAAGAAACTGCCGCGAAGCACATCGAAGCTGGCGCGAAGAAAGTTGTTATGTCTGCACCTTCTAAAGATGACACGCCTATGTTCGTTATGGGTGTTAACCAAGAAAGCTACGCTGGCGAAACTATTGTTTCAAACGCGTCTTGCACAACTAACTGTCTTGCTCCACTTGCCAAAGTGCTTAACGATAGATTTGGCATTGTAGACGGTTTGATGACAACGGTTCACGCAACAACTGCAACACAGAAAACGGTAGACGGTCCTTCAATGAAAGACTGGCGTGGTGGTCGTGGTGCTGGTCAAAACATCATTCCATCATCAACCGGTGCAGCAAAAGCAGTAGGTAAAGTTATCCCTGAGCTTAACGGCAAGTTAACAGGTATGGCTTTCCGTGTACCTACGCCAAACGTTTCAGTAGTAGACCTTACTGTAAACCTTGCGAAGCCTGCTAGCTACGATGAAATTTGTGCAGCAATGAAAGAAGCTTCAGAAGGCGAGCTTAAAGGTATCATGGGTTACACAGAAGATGCGGTTGTGTCTAACGACTTCCTTGGCGACGCTCGCACATCGGTATTTGACGCCACTGCAGGTATCGCACTTACTGATACATTCGTTAAACTCGTTTCTTGGTACGACAACGAATGGGGCTACTCAAACAAGGTTCTAGACCTTGTGGCTCACATTTCTAAGTAA
- a CDS encoding DUF2989 domain-containing protein: MLISFKTSMKTRITESLFSKFPTKGYVTTVWLAAATTLTGCGDLFEPTISEICESHSEICLDLSLDARCRGERAEIIRLRYYNQDSKDDAYKYPLLLNFEEYLTCVEEVQHIEHVKRKGKEATRLKGVITAQREIKRLSRETKDSLDPYLSYYHWTRYNDKEAFHRFERYAASNRVSDPKLLVALASVQIKTDQKRTIETLYRALSLYTDSDDIDVSIFYSLASMGMDMDNYRLAYVWYGVAEAFDERLSDTQRVQLGQRYALPVGILDNIVDEIVSNLNSATFNADSLKLDKL; this comes from the coding sequence TTGTTGATAAGTTTCAAAACCTCTATGAAAACTCGTATAACAGAGAGTTTATTTAGTAAGTTTCCAACAAAAGGTTATGTAACGACGGTGTGGCTGGCAGCAGCGACAACACTGACGGGTTGTGGCGATCTTTTTGAACCTACTATCAGTGAAATTTGTGAATCTCACAGCGAGATTTGCTTAGATTTGAGTTTGGATGCCCGTTGTCGCGGCGAGCGAGCTGAGATTATTCGCTTGCGTTACTACAATCAAGATTCAAAAGACGACGCTTACAAGTACCCGCTCCTTCTGAACTTCGAAGAGTATCTAACCTGCGTTGAAGAAGTGCAGCATATCGAACACGTTAAACGCAAAGGCAAGGAAGCGACACGGCTAAAAGGCGTTATTACTGCTCAGCGTGAAATTAAACGCCTAAGCCGCGAGACGAAAGACTCCCTTGATCCTTACCTTTCTTACTATCATTGGACACGGTATAACGACAAAGAGGCTTTTCATCGCTTTGAGCGCTACGCTGCCAGCAACCGTGTAAGCGATCCAAAGCTACTGGTCGCACTGGCCTCTGTTCAAATTAAAACAGACCAAAAGCGTACTATTGAAACCTTATATCGCGCGCTAAGTTTATATACAGATAGCGACGACATTGATGTCAGTATCTTCTACTCGCTTGCTTCAATGGGAATGGATATGGACAACTATCGCCTTGCCTATGTTTGGTATGGTGTGGCTGAAGCCTTCGATGAGAGACTTAGCGACACTCAGCGTGTTCAACTTGGACAACGCTATGCCCTTCCAGTAGGCATTCTAGATAACATTGTTGATGAAATAGTCAGTAACTTGAATAGCGCGACCTTCAACGCAGATTCATTGAAACTGGATAAGCTCTGA